The Streptomyces sp. Alt3 genome has a segment encoding these proteins:
- a CDS encoding flavodoxin family protein, which translates to MATLLIVHHTPSPNCQALFEAVVAGATTEDIEGVRVVRRAALAATASDVLAADGYLLGTPANLGYMSGALKHFFDQVYYPCLDTTKGRPFGYYVHGGNDVTGAVRGIETITTGLGWRRTADAVTVTGEPGKADTEACWELGATVAAGLMD; encoded by the coding sequence GTGGCCACTCTGCTGATCGTGCATCACACCCCGTCCCCCAACTGCCAGGCGCTGTTCGAGGCGGTGGTCGCGGGCGCGACGACTGAGGACATCGAAGGCGTACGGGTCGTGCGGCGGGCCGCGCTCGCCGCCACGGCGTCCGACGTACTCGCCGCCGACGGATATCTGCTCGGCACCCCGGCGAACCTCGGTTACATGTCCGGCGCGCTGAAGCACTTCTTCGACCAGGTCTACTACCCGTGCCTGGACACCACGAAGGGCCGGCCCTTCGGCTACTACGTGCACGGCGGGAACGACGTCACCGGGGCCGTGCGCGGCATCGAGACCATCACGACGGGCCTCGGATGGCGTCGTACGGCCGACGCGGTGACCGTCACCGGCGAGCCGGGCAAGGCCGACACCGAGGCGTGCTGGGAGCTGGGGGCGACGGTCGCCGCAGGGCTGATGGACTGA
- a CDS encoding TOBE domain-containing protein: MKSYTIGQAARLLGVSPDTARRWADAGRVATHRDESGRRLIDGRDLAAFSVEVAQAGSGEEETSYTSARNAFPGIVTAVKLGDVAAQVEIQAGPHRLVSLLTREAVEELGLEVGMRATARVKSTSVHIDRA; encoded by the coding sequence ATGAAGTCCTACACCATCGGCCAGGCGGCACGTCTTCTCGGCGTGAGCCCGGACACCGCCCGTCGCTGGGCGGATGCCGGCCGGGTCGCGACCCATCGTGACGAGAGCGGGCGCCGCCTCATCGACGGCCGTGACCTGGCGGCGTTCTCCGTCGAGGTCGCACAGGCCGGCTCCGGCGAGGAGGAGACCTCCTACACCTCGGCGCGGAACGCCTTTCCCGGCATCGTCACCGCGGTGAAGCTCGGTGACGTCGCCGCGCAGGTCGAGATCCAGGCAGGACCGCACCGCCTCGTGTCGCTGCTGACCCGGGAGGCCGTGGAGGAGCTGGGGCTGGAGGTCGGCATGCGGGCGACGGCCCGCGTGAAGTCGACCAGCGTGCACATCGACCGCGCCTGA
- a CDS encoding TetR/AcrR family transcriptional regulator: protein MERTVRTEQAGGTRDRILQAAERLFAEHGVYAVSNRRVSEAAEQGNNAAVGYHFGTKADLVRAIARKHSRQIEETRERQLALIQDPSDIGEWVGCLVRPTTRHLAALGSPTWFARFCAQVMTDPALQDIMAEESLACPPTLRTLEGLNRCLPDLPAEVHVERAAMSTNLILHTCAERERALAANASTPRANWHDTATGLIDAVVGLWTAPVTPRR from the coding sequence ATGGAACGCACGGTGCGGACCGAGCAGGCCGGCGGGACCAGGGACCGGATCCTGCAAGCCGCCGAGCGGCTGTTCGCCGAGCACGGTGTGTACGCGGTCTCCAACCGCCGGGTCAGCGAGGCGGCGGAGCAGGGCAACAACGCGGCGGTCGGATACCACTTCGGGACGAAGGCCGACCTGGTGCGCGCGATCGCCCGGAAGCACAGCCGGCAGATCGAGGAGACCCGCGAACGCCAACTTGCACTGATCCAGGATCCGTCGGACATAGGGGAGTGGGTGGGCTGCCTGGTGCGGCCCACCACCCGGCATCTGGCCGCCCTCGGCAGCCCCACCTGGTTCGCGCGGTTCTGCGCCCAGGTCATGACCGACCCCGCGCTGCAGGACATCATGGCCGAGGAGTCGCTCGCCTGCCCGCCGACCCTGCGGACCCTCGAAGGGCTCAACCGCTGCCTGCCCGACCTGCCTGCCGAGGTCCACGTCGAGCGGGCCGCCATGTCGACCAACCTGATCCTCCACACCTGCGCGGAGCGTGAACGCGCTCTCGCCGCGAACGCCTCCACACCACGCGCGAACTGGCACGACACCGCCACCGGCCTGATCGACGCAGTCGTCGGACTCTGGACGGCACCGGTCACGCCCCGCCGCTGA